GCGAAGGGTATGACGATCGACAAGATCGAACCCCCGAAGGCCGGGTCGACCGTCGTTGGCATCACCTTCAGCGGCGGCGGGACGGGGATGTTCGATTCGTTGAGCATCGTCAACGGCGTTGTCCGCATTTCGTTGCAGAAACAGTGATCACCGATCGGGAGCGATGAGGATGCCGTTCGTATGTTGGTCCGTGCCGATCTGGCCGCCGAGCAATGTGGATATGGCGAGGGCAGCCGCTTCCTCCGCTGACATCGGTTCTGCATCAGGCGATCCGGTGGGGGCGGGGAGGGTCGCCGGCGCGGGCCGATCACCTCTGGCTCGCAGTTCCGCGGCGGTCGCCAGAAGCCTGTCTCGCCCGGGCGAGCCGGGGTAGAGAAGCGTTGTCGTCTCCAGGCAGAGGGCCAGCGGATGGTCGTAGGTCAATGCGCGGGCGGCCCGGATGGCGGCGATGGCTCGGTCGGTGGCGTCGCGGCGATGTCCGCCGGCGTGCAGGGCGCGGGCCAGCAGGGCGCGGACCAGAGGTAACTCTCGCTCGACGCCAAGAGTGGTGGCGATCTCGTCGGCGGTCCGGCCTAAGGAGATCGCCTGAGCGACGTCGCGGTCGGCCAGCGAGATCCCGCACCCGGCCGTGAGGAGGACGACCCGCGCGATGCGACGTCCGTCCGGGTGCAAGGTCAACCCCTCGGCCAGGAGTTCGCGGGCCTGGGGCAGGGCGCCGACCTGCCAGGAGATCATCACTGCGGTCGGGAGGGCGGAGGCCAGCTGCTCGCTCGAGGCACGGCGCCGGCAGGCCCCGAGCGCGGCCAGGGCGAAATCGGCCGCCGCCGGGTCACCTCGTTCGGCCAGTACCGATCCGACGCCCATGGCCGCCCCGACGTACAGGTTGTGCTCGCCGAGCCGATCGGCGACGGCGACCGACTCCTTGACATAGGTGACCGCCTCGGCCCCCCGGTCGAGGTCGTCGGCGATACCTCCGAGATAGATCAGCGCACGGGCGGCGAAATCATCATGGATGCCCCGCAGTTGCCGGACCGCAGTGTCGAGGATGCGCAAAGCGCTCTCGGCGTCACCGGTCCAGTAGCTGAGAAATCCGTGGGCGAAGTTGGCCAGGCCGGTCCAAGGGGTTTCCGGGGCGTGCTCCAGGAGCCGGGACAGCCAGAAGATGCCCTCGGAGACGTTGGTGGCGGCCCAGTACCGGTGCAGCCGGAAGGCGATCTCCAGACCTCGCTCCCGGTTGACGCATCCGTCGACCGCAGCGGCCAGAAGCGACCGTACGCTGCCGCCGAGCTCGGCGATCGCGTCGGCGAAACCGGTCGGCGTCGCCGTCGCGTTGTCGGGAAGCAGGCTTCGGATCGTGTCGGCCAGACGGCCGAAGGCGGCTTGTTGTTCGCCGGGGGTGAGTTTGGTCGTGGCGAAGGTCTGGATGTCGTCGTCCAGCTGGTACCGCCATCGCGGGCCCTCACGGTCGACGGTCAGCAGCGCGCGGTCGGTCAGTTCGCGCAGGATCCGGATGACACGTACGGGTTGGACGTCGGCGTCCGAGACGACGCTGCGAATCAGGGGCAGCCCGACAGGGCCACGTAGGACGGACAGCCGCCGGAACACTGCCGCCTCGTCGTCGCGCAGGGGCGCGTAGCTGTGCTCGAGGACCGCCGTGAGCCGGTCGGACGGGGCGTCGGCGAGTTCTTCGAGAAGGTCGGCGGGTGACATGACGGTGAGCTGGGCGGCGATCAGTTCCAGCGCCAGCGGTAGACCGGCGCAGCGTTGGCACAATGCGCTGATCAACGATGACATGCCGTCGTCGAAGGTGATTCGGCCGCCCCCCTCGGCGACCCGGTGAAGCAGCAATTGGACCTGCGGGTTGGTCAACAGGTCGGTGCCCGGATGGATGGGATGCAGCGGGTTGAGTCGGAGGACGCGTTCGCCGTCGACCCCCAGGGCGGATCGGCTGGTGGCCAGGATGGTGAGATTCGGGCAGGACTGGAGGAGCTGGCTGACCAAAGACGCGACGCCGTCCCCGGCGTTCTCGCAAGCGTCCAGCACGAGCAAGGTCCGGCCGAGCGGCGCGAAATGATCAGCGATGGCTGTGGCCGGGTCGGCGTCTCCCAGCGTCAGGCGAAGGTCCAGAGCGACCTGCGACGCAGCCAGTTCGTCGTCCTGGGCAGTGACCGTGATCCAGGCGGCCTGACGCCCGGTCGACGCCTTGGCCGCCAGTCTGGACTTCCCGATACCGCCGCGACCCGTGAGAGTGACCAGGCCGGGGTCGTGGAGGGCCGTCTCCAGTTCCCGCTGTTCGCGCTGACGTCCGACGAACGCGCCGGGTTGGAGCGGCACCCGGGGGCTGGTGCTCGGAGCCTCGGACCTCAGGGCGTGGAGATAGACGGCAACGGTTTCGGTGCTGGGGTCGATACCCAGTTGCTCGGCCAGCAGCGTCCGGCAGTGTTCGTAGGCCCGGACCGCGCCGGTGCGGTCGCCCGCCGCGCCGAGCGCGGTGATCAGGAGGCGGTGCGCGGGTTCATCCAGCGGACGGTGTTCCAGGAGGTCACGGGCGGTACGGGTAGCCGTGGTGTGATCGCCGCGGGTGATGGCGTCGGTGATGACGATTTCCGCGGCCCGCGAGCGGATGTGGTCGATCGCCTCGCGGTGCGCGCGCAGCCAGGCGGCGTCCTCCTGGGGGAGCAGGTCGTCAGGGTTCAGCTTGGTGAGGGTGTCCAGTTCCGTGTGGTTCTCGAGGTCGCGGCGGGCGATGCGCAGGTCGGTCTGGGCGGTCGGGTGGAGGGCGTAACCCGCGGGTTCGGTGGTGATCAGCTGCTGGTGGCCCAGGCCGATGGGGGACAGGGTGGTGCGCAGAGCCCGGATGACGCCGCGCAGCGCGGGCTGCCAGGTCGGTGGCGGCGCTCCGGCCCAGATGATGTCGGCCAACCGCTCGGCCGGCAGTGGTCCGTCAGCCAGCGCTAGTGCGACCAAGGCGACGCGGGCCCGGCGGCCGCCGAGTTCCAAGCCGCTCAGTTTGAGGTCGCCGTTGGTCACAGCGACTGCTCCGAGCACATCGACCCGCACGTGGGAGAGTGTAGGACGGTGGCCTGTGGCCTGCGATTTTGGCTGGTAGTGCCGGTTACGGTAGTCTCAGATGTCGCGGCGCCCTTCGGAGCATGTCTGTCCGAGATGGCGCCGTGAGTGATGTGAGGGCCTGTAGCTCAGGCGGTTAGAGCGCTTCCCTGATAAGGAAGAGGTCGGAGGTTCAAGTCCTCCCAGGCCCACGTTGTTCGCGATGTATTCCGACTGAAAAGGACGGCGCTCATGAGGAAGCTTCTTCTTCTGCTTGCACTCGCCGGAGGCGCGTTCGTGCTGGTCAAGAAGCGCCGCGACGCCGCCGCCGCCGAGGCCGCCCTCTGGGACGAAGCCACCGGCGCCAAGTAACACCCCGGCCCGACCGAGACCCGCAGTTCGCGGTGTCCGGTCGGGCTTTTGACTTGTCCGGTCTCGGTCCGGGACGGGTCGCCCAGTTTTCTCACCCCGGTGGTCGCCGGACCGCCGGGGTGAGGTCTGGGGACGTAGCTCAATTGGCAGAGCACCGCCTTTGCAAGGCGGGGGTTAGGGGTTCGATTCCCCTCGTCTCCACTCTTGTTTTCGCTGATCAGACTAGGTGTAGGCGATCTTGGGCTGGCGCGCTCGGATGCGGTGCCCACATCCGTGCCCACAATTTGTGGTGATCGCCCATGATTCATGCTGGTCAGACGGGCTGAATCGAGAAAGTTTGCGACCGCGTCGAGGTCGTCAGGGAACAGATCGGCGCAGGTGTCCAGGGTGCGCGATGCACTCTTGTGGCGGGGCATCTGCTGCACCGCCTTGACGTTGGCGCCGGCGCTGATCGCTAGCGAAGCCGCGGTGTGCCGGAGCTCGTGCGCATGGAAGCCCGCGGGCAGCTCGGCCTCGACGACCGCCGTGTTCCACCACGTTGGCCGGGCGTTGCCGACGCGCAGCACCGTGCCCTTGGGGGAGCGGAACACCAACTCGTCCGCCGGCCGGCCCTCGATCGCCGCGGCCAGCCGGTCGAAGATGGACGCGGGGATCGGCACCGCCCGCTTGCTGTGGCCCTTCGGGTTCTTTCAGACCAGGCCGCCCTTGGTGTCGACCACCGTCCGGTAGATCGAGGTGCGGCGCCGGTCCAGGTCGATGGACCCGACCTCCAGCGCCGCCATCTCGCCCCAGCGGATCCCGGTATACGCGAGGGGCGGATGACGTCACCCCACCGCCCGGCCGCTTGGGCGAACGCCTCCACTTGGGCGTGGGACAGATACCGGCGCGGGCTGATGTTAGGGCGGGCGATCTTGACGCCGTAGGCCGGGTTCCGCGGGATCCGCTGGTCCAACACCGCCAGATCCAGCGCTTGCGTGAACACCCGGTGCAGCTTGTCGACCATGGCCGCGGCCAGCCCCTTGCGAGTGAGCTCGGTGCACCAGCGTCGGATGTCGATGTGCCGGACGTCGGCCAGGCCGACCTTGCCCGCTTGGGGACGATGTGTTCGTTGATGATGCCCTCGGACCGGACCTGGCTCGAGCGCGCGAGGTCACCTCCGGCCGGCTAGCTCGGTCGTTACACCTTGTTCGTCCTCGACCCCACGGCCGGTCGGCGGTGCCTTGAATCCAAATAACATTAAGAAGTCCAAACGACTCTAAAGATCGCTGCTGTCGTCGATGCCTGGTCAACCCCTTCCATGCCAGCTTCGGAGTCAGCCCACCGTTGCGGGTCGGCGCGAGGCGGTCTTGGAGGATTTCGTCGAACCGCCCGAACACGGGCCCGTCTCCGAACGACACCGGCTACGCTTCGCGCGCCTTTGCCGAGTCGCGGATGCCGATGGCCCAGCGATGGAGGGTGTCGCCGAACTGGTTCGTGTGGCTGGTCTCCGACGCCGCCGGTTGGATCACCGGAAGACGATCGACCCCGACGGTGGATGGGCCTTCGCGGCGACGTTGCGCCCCGGCTCCCGACCGGGTAGCCGGCGCCGTCCACCGAACCGACACCATGGTCACCGTGCCGACCAGGGCCGCCGCCGTCGCGGTCGGGCAGGGTGGTTTCACAGCCCGAGATCGCGCCCGATCAGTTCTTTCATGATCTCGTTGGTGCCGGCCCAGATCTTCGTGACGCGTGCATCCCGCCAGGCGCGGGACACTCGGTACTCGTTCATGTAGCCGTAGCCGCCGAACAGTTGCACGCAATGGTCGAGCACCTCGTTCTGGGCCTGTGATGACCACCATTTCGCCTTCGCCGCGCCGACTGCGGTGAGGCTTCCGGCGCAATGGGCGACCACACACTGGTCGACGTAGGTCTCGGCCACCTCGATCTGCGTGAACAGCTCGGCCAGTAGGAACTTGTTGTGCTGCAGCGAGCCGATCGGCTGACCGAACGCTGTGCGCTGCTTGGCGTAGGCCAGCGTCTCCTCCAGGATCTGCTTGGCGTGGGCGACGTTCGACACGGCGGAGCCAAGTCGCTCCTGCGCCAGATTGCTCACCATGTGGCCGAAGCCGCCATTCAAGTCGCCGATGACGGCGTCGTCGCCGAGCCGGACGTCCGTGAAGAAGAGCTCGGCGGTGTCCGACTCGTCCTGGCCGGCCTTGTCGAGCTTGCGGCCCCGGTCGAAGCCGGGTGTGGTGGTGGGTACCGCGAAGAGGGTGATCCCGCGGGAGCGCTGGGCCGGGTCCGTGCGCGCCGCGACCAGTACCAGGTCGGCCGAATAGCCGTTGGTGATGAACGTCTTTGATCCGTTCAGCACCCAGCCGTCGCCGTCGCGGACGGCGGTGGTGCGCAGGGCGGCCAGATCGGACCCGCCCGACGGCTCGGTCATGCCGATCGCCAACAGCGTCTTGCCGGAAACCACCCCGGGCAGCCAGCGCGTGCGCTGCACCGGCGTGCCCAAGCGCACCAGGTAGGGCGCGGTGATGTCGGCGTGCACGGCGACACAACTCGGGTAGGCCGCGGCGACCTTCGAGAGTTCCTCGAGCAGAACGGCATTGAACCGATAGTCGGCCGCGCCACCACCGCCGTATTCTTCGGGGACCTCCAGACCCAGCAGGCCGGCCGACCCGGCGGCCGTCCAGAATTCGCGGGGAAGACCCTTCGCGGCGATGTGCTTCCCGGTGTTCGGATGCACCGAGCGCTGGACGAACGCGCGGACCGTGGCCCGGAAATCCTCGTGGTCGGTGTCGTAGATCCGATGCATCGTGGGCCCTTCCGTGGCGTTGCGGGTCGGATGAGGTGGGGAGGTGCCGTGACGATGAATTGTCCGAGCAAGGGCACAACCGTGTCAGGGGCGGACGATGCGCATGGCGAAATCAACATTGGCGCGGGCGACCGCCTCGGCATCGCGGCCCGGTGCCGCCTCGAACCAGCGGACCAGGTCGATGCCGAGCGAGAGCAGGGCACGGCCGGCCGCGCCCACGTCCAACTGCGCGAAAGCGCCGCTCCGCTCGCCGGACCGCAAAGCTTGCACCATCAGCTCCTCGAAGCGGTGACGAAGGTTGATCACGGCTTCCCGGTGGTCGCCGCGCAACGCCCGTAATTCGTACTGCACCACCCGACCGACCTGGGCGTTGCGCAGATGCCACAGGCTGAACTCGTACACCATGCGCTGCAACCGTTCCGTCGGATCGTCGGTCGATCCGAAGGCAGATTCCAGCACGGCCAGCGCCTCCTGGTGGCCACGCAGGCTGACGGCGAAGAGCAGATCCTCCTTGGACTCGTGGTGGATGTAGACGGCGGCCGGGCTGCGCTGCGCCCTGGACGCGATGTCGCGGGTCGTGGTGCCGTGGTAGCCCTGTTCGGCGAACGCCTCCACGGCAGCGTCGAGCAGTCGTTGCTGCGCCACGGTGGTGGTCATCAGGTGGTCCTCGGGTCTTCCGGGTCGGATGGACAGTGCTTGGCATCGGGTGTCATCATAAGCACGCGCTCACCTAAGCGCTTGCTCATCACAGAAGAGACGAGGTTCAGCACATGCCAGAGGCAGTGATCGTTTCCGCCGCCCGCACGCCGATCGGTCGTGCCAACAAAGGGTCCTTGCGCGAGATGCGCCCAGATGACCTGGCCGCCTTCATCGTTCGTACCGCCGTCGAGCAGGCGCCCGGGCTGGACCCGGCCGACATCGACGACATCATCCTGGGCTGCGGTCTACCCGGCGGGGAGCAAGGCCACAACCTCGGCCGCGCGGTGGCTGTACTCAACGGTTGGGATGCGGTGCCCGGTACCACGGTGACCCGGTACTGCTCGTCGTCGGTGCAGACCACCCGGATGGCCTTCCACGCGATCAAGGCCGGAGAGGGATCAGTCTTCGTGTCCGCCGGCGTCGAGACAGTGTCAAGGGCAGTCAAGGGCACTTCCGACAACTGGCCGGACACCCTCAATCCGGCATTCGACCGTGCGGCCGCCCGTGCGGAGCAGAT
This window of the Nakamurella panacisegetis genome carries:
- a CDS encoding AfsR/SARP family transcriptional regulator, encoding MRVDVLGAVAVTNGDLKLSGLELGGRRARVALVALALADGPLPAERLADIIWAGAPPPTWQPALRGVIRALRTTLSPIGLGHQQLITTEPAGYALHPTAQTDLRIARRDLENHTELDTLTKLNPDDLLPQEDAAWLRAHREAIDHIRSRAAEIVITDAITRGDHTTATRTARDLLEHRPLDEPAHRLLITALGAAGDRTGAVRAYEHCRTLLAEQLGIDPSTETVAVYLHALRSEAPSTSPRVPLQPGAFVGRQREQRELETALHDPGLVTLTGRGGIGKSRLAAKASTGRQAAWITVTAQDDELAASQVALDLRLTLGDADPATAIADHFAPLGRTLLVLDACENAGDGVASLVSQLLQSCPNLTILATSRSALGVDGERVLRLNPLHPIHPGTDLLTNPQVQLLLHRVAEGGGRITFDDGMSSLISALCQRCAGLPLALELIAAQLTVMSPADLLEELADAPSDRLTAVLEHSYAPLRDDEAAVFRRLSVLRGPVGLPLIRSVVSDADVQPVRVIRILRELTDRALLTVDREGPRWRYQLDDDIQTFATTKLTPGEQQAAFGRLADTIRSLLPDNATATPTGFADAIAELGGSVRSLLAAAVDGCVNRERGLEIAFRLHRYWAATNVSEGIFWLSRLLEHAPETPWTGLANFAHGFLSYWTGDAESALRILDTAVRQLRGIHDDFAARALIYLGGIADDLDRGAEAVTYVKESVAVADRLGEHNLYVGAAMGVGSVLAERGDPAAADFALAALGACRRRASSEQLASALPTAVMISWQVGALPQARELLAEGLTLHPDGRRIARVVLLTAGCGISLADRDVAQAISLGRTADEIATTLGVERELPLVRALLARALHAGGHRRDATDRAIAAIRAARALTYDHPLALCLETTTLLYPGSPGRDRLLATAAELRARGDRPAPATLPAPTGSPDAEPMSAEEAAALAISTLLGGQIGTDQHTNGILIAPDR
- a CDS encoding TetR family transcriptional regulator, whose translation is MTTTVAQQRLLDAAVEAFAEQGYHGTTTRDIASRAQRSPAAVYIHHESKEDLLFAVSLRGHQEALAVLESAFGSTDDPTERLQRMVYEFSLWHLRNAQVGRVVQYELRALRGDHREAVINLRHRFEELMVQALRSGERSGAFAQLDVGAAGRALLSLGIDLVRWFEAAPGRDAEAVARANVDFAMRIVRP
- a CDS encoding DLW-39 family protein, whose product is MRKLLLLLALAGGAFVLVKKRRDAAAAEAALWDEATGAK
- a CDS encoding acyl-CoA dehydrogenase family protein, producing the protein MHRIYDTDHEDFRATVRAFVQRSVHPNTGKHIAAKGLPREFWTAAGSAGLLGLEVPEEYGGGGAADYRFNAVLLEELSKVAAAYPSCVAVHADITAPYLVRLGTPVQRTRWLPGVVSGKTLLAIGMTEPSGGSDLAALRTTAVRDGDGWVLNGSKTFITNGYSADLVLVAARTDPAQRSRGITLFAVPTTTPGFDRGRKLDKAGQDESDTAELFFTDVRLGDDAVIGDLNGGFGHMVSNLAQERLGSAVSNVAHAKQILEETLAYAKQRTAFGQPIGSLQHNKFLLAELFTQIEVAETYVDQCVVAHCAGSLTAVGAAKAKWWSSQAQNEVLDHCVQLFGGYGYMNEYRVSRAWRDARVTKIWAGTNEIMKELIGRDLGL